Sequence from the Rutidosis leptorrhynchoides isolate AG116_Rl617_1_P2 chromosome 3, CSIRO_AGI_Rlap_v1, whole genome shotgun sequence genome:
CGAAATAGAAGCCGATTTGAGACATGATAAAATCCATTTTCTCCATTTTACCCCAAATCCCACAATTTCCATTATTTCTAGCAAAAAATCCCATTCTAAGCAATCAAAAGCTTTCTCGAAATCAACCTTAAAAATTAGACTTTTAGCCCGTTTGTTTTTTAAATACGAGAGTGTTTCGTTTGCAACAAGTGCCCCATCTAAAATATTTCTCCCCTTTATAAACGCACTTTGTTCAAACCCGATTAAGTTAGGGATAACCTTTTTTAACTGAGTAGCAAGAATTTTCGCAATGACCTTGTAGTAACTCCCTATCAAACTAATCGGGCGAAAATCATTCAAATCAATTGGATCCACCTTTTTTGGACTAAAGTGATGAATGACGCATTACATCCTTTAGAGATTTCACCTTTTTCCCAAAACTCAATCAATGCTACCCTACGATCCTCCTTAATAATGTTCCAGTATTTCTTATAAAATCCCATATTGAACCCATCCGGACCCGGTGCTTTTGAACTCCCACACTCCTTGATCGCTTCCCAAATTTCGGTTTCACAAAATTGTACCTCGAGTTCCTGAGCTTCAATTCTTTTTTAATTTCTTTAAACCGTTTACTGATTGACATACGAACTTAGGCCTGTATTTATTTTTCGAACCAAATCGCGCCCGGAAGTGTTCCAACACCGCCTCCTTTACAACCTTTGGGTCTTCATTCCATGATCCGTTGATATTTAAACCCCGAATATTACACTTATTGTACCGCCTACGGATAGATGAGTGAAAATATTTAGAGTTTTCGTCACCCTCAAGAACCCAACGAATACGCGCTTTTTGTTTCAGCATACTCGATttaattttttctttttctatCCACGCCTTTCGATATTCCAACCATCGAGTTCGATCATCATCACTAATTGAACCGGATTCAGCAACTCTAGTTTAGTAGCTTCGTCTTTTAGTACAACTATTTCGTCATCCAAACTACCAAATTCTTTTTTGCTCCAACCTCTCAACTCATTTTTCACATTTTTTAGCCAGTCTCGAAATAAACAATCCTTTTTTCCAACTATCCACGCTTTTAGCCCATGAGTCATGAATTACTTGATCCACCCCCTCCTTTTTGAACCACTCATCAAAGATCTTAAAGGGTTTAGGTCCAAAGTCGACGATCTTATCCCTAAGCATTAACGGGCAATGATCCGACTCTCTACGTTCTAAGGCGACAACCGAAAGGTCATTCCAATGGCTAATGTACTTATCATCTACGAAGAAACGATCTAGCTTACTAAATTTCGTTCCATCATCACTAATGCGAGTGAACCTTTTCCCATTAATTGGGATCTCAATCAAGTTATTCATTGTAATGAAATCGTTAAACCGTGTAGCCCGACATTGGTGAAAGTCACAACTTAACCTATCTGATTGGTTTCTAACCTCATTAAAGTCACCACATACCACCCAAGCCGAGTCAATACTCCGTAAAAGACTATCTAATGCAAACCACATCTCTTGTTTCTTTACATCACTATGTGGCCCATAAACATTCACAATAATTGATTCGTG
This genomic interval carries:
- the LOC139902338 gene encoding uncharacterized protein, with the translated sequence MLSINIRGFGVKGKFGWVKNICFKERPDIIAIQETKCRFLGDGWFHNLLGNDNCGFVQKEASGNSGGMLLVWDTNSFVVESAVKSDYYLAIRGKWCGSGHESIIVNVYGPHSDVKKQEMWFALDSLLRSIDSAWVVCGDFNEVRNQSDRLSCDFHQCRATRFNDFITMNNLIEIPINGKRFTRISDDGTKFSKLDRFFVDDKYISHWNDLSVVALERRESDHCPLMLRDKIVDFGPKPFKIFDEWFKKEGVDQVIHDSWAKSVDSWKKGLFISRLAKKCEK